DNA from Kitasatospora acidiphila:
TCCAGACCAGGGTGCGGGCGGCGAACTTGCTGCCGTCGGAGAGCACCAGCAGGCCGTCGTCGGCGGATTCCAGCGTGGTGCCGAGTCGGACGTCGACGTTCCGGTCGCGCAGTTGCTGGAGGGCGTACTCGGCGAGTTCGGGGTCGGCCTCCGCGAGGATCCGGTCATCGGCCTCGACCAGCACCCAACGCAAGTCCTCCGGCTGGATGTTGGGATAGTCGCGGAGCACCCGCCCGACCAGGTCGGCCAGTTCGGCGAGGGCGCTGACGCCGCCGTAGCCGGCTCCGACGAAGACGAAGGTCAGGGCGGCGTGCCGGAGTTCGACGTCCCGGGTGGTGGAGGCCAGGTCCAGCTGGTCGAGCACCCGGGTGCGCAGGGCGAGCGCCTCGCCGACCGTCTCGAAGCCGAGGCCGTGGTCGGCGAGCCCGGGGATCGGCTGGGCGCGGCAGCTCGCACCGACCGTCAGAACCAGCTCGTCGTACGGGAGTTCGACCTCGATGCCGTCCTGTGGTGCCAGCCAGGCGAGTCGGCGGCCGTGGTCGATCCGGGCGATCCGGGCGGCCAGCACCCGGCAGTCGGGCAGCGCCGGACGCAGCGGCACCACCACGTGCCGGGGATCGATGGCGCCGGCGGCCACCTCGGCGAGCAGCGGACGGTACGTCAGGTAGGGTGCGGCCTCGACCAGGGTGATCTCCGCCCGGCCGGACCGCAGGTCCTGCTGGAGTTCCCGCTGGAGCCGCTGGGCACTGGTGAGCCCGGCGCAGCCGCCGCCCACGATCAGGATCCGGATGGTGCCACCCCCTGTCGATGTGACCTGGTTCACGCAACCATGACGCCCCGACCAAGGGGCTCTTGTCCACACTCCGGACCGGATTGCCCCAGTCGGCGCACTGTCAACCGTCACCCCGGGTGGTGAATCCATTACGGCCTGATTTACCGTTGGCCGACCAGCCCGACTGTCCCACGCTGAAACGGGGAAGGGTAGTCCGCGGATGATCCCTACTCGGATGTGGTGCGGGCCGTGCGGGTCCGGCGCGGGGGGCCGGGTGCTGGGGCCGGACCCGTGGGCAGGTCACGGGCGGCTGCGACGACTACGCGCTAGGAGCCCGAAGCAGGCTCCTCCGGGGGAGGGTTGGGGATGATGGATCAGGATCAGTTGCTGGGCGAGTCGGCGATGCCGCAGGCCGGATCGCACACCGTGCCGGAGCAGCGCGCACCGGAGCCGGGACCGGCGTCCGTCCCGGCGTCGACCGAGGTACCGCCCCGCGCCGAGGATCGGCGGGCCACCCGGCTGCGGGTGGACGCACGGCGGAACCTGGAGAGCGTGCTGCGGGCGGCCCGCGAGGTCTTCGGCGAACTCGGGTACGACGCACCGATGGAGGAGGTCGCCCGGCGGGCCGGTGTCGGGGTCGGCACGGTCTACCGGCGGTTCCCGAGCAAGGAGGTGCTGGTTCAGCGGATCGCCGCCGAGGAGGTGGCCTGGCTCACCGCCCGGGCCCGGGAGGCCCTTTACGGGCCGGCCGGTCCGTGGGAGGCGCTGGCCGGGTACCTGGCCACCGCGGTCGGCACCGGCGCGGGCCGGCTGCTGCCGCCGGAGGCGTTCAGCTACGCCGAGGAGTTGGCCCGGGTGCCCGAGCAGCGGCTCTCGCCGGACGCCTACGGGTACGGCCACCCGAGCACCGAGGAACAGCCCGGTTCGAGCACCGGCGCGCCGCACGCGGACCCGCGGCTGCTGCTGCAGCTGCTGGCCGCGCTGGTGGCCAGGGCCGCGGCGGCGGGTGAACTCCGGCCCGGGGTCACGGTGTCGGAGATCGTGCTGGTGCTGACGGCCGCGGTGCCGCCGGCGATCGGACGGACCGTGGAGCCGCCGGGTGCGGGTGCGGATCCGGGCGAGCGGCTGCTGCGGATCCTGCTGGACGGCTTGCGGGCGGCCTGATCGGCGCGCCTGCTCGTCGGGCTCCGCCGTCGGTGCCATGCTGTGCGGCGCGCGTGTTGACGTGCGCGCGGCGCGGCGTGCTCGGCGCCGCCCCGGTGCGGAACGGCTCGCGCCGGGGCGGGCGGACCGCTGCCCGGGCGCTCCCTCCAAAGGGGGTCGGGTCGTTGACGGCTACCGGCGTCAGCGCCCCTATGCCATCCTTTGCCCGTGGTTGGAGCCATTGTCCCGGTGCGCGCCGTTGTCGGCAGTGCGGCGGCGCACGTCTGGTGGCACGTCCGGCGGCCGAGTGCGCCCCCGGCGTGCGCCTGGCGGGGCGGCACGCCACGGGACGGAGACGGCGCGGGCGGATCGGGCGAGGCGAGCTGATGAGTGCCGAGGAGCAGAACGAGCGCAGCGCCGAACCCGGCGCCCAGGCCCCGGCCGGCCAGGTGCCGGGCCAGGGCGGCGCCCCGGTCCGGGAGTCGTTCGCCCAATCCCCCGACGGCCAGGCGCCCGAGGGACCGGCACCCGCCGGCCCGACGCCGGCCGACTCACCGACTGGCTCATTGACAGGCTCATCGACGGGCTCACCGATGGGCGGGGCTCAGGCCCAACCCCGGGTGCCCGGCCAGGCGGTGGCCGGGCAGGGCGGGGTGATGCCGGAGGCGTTCGTGGCGCACCGGCCCGGCAGCCCGGCCGACTTGACCGCCGCGCAGCCCGAACTCATGGGCCCGCTCGCCAAGGTGCCCCCGCCGGCCGACCCGGTGGACGGCGACCGGCCGCCCTCCGACGCCGAGTTGACCGCCCTGGTGCGGGCCGGTGACGACTCCGCCTACGAGGAGCTCTACCGCCGGCATGTCGAGGCGGTGCGCCGCTATGCGCGCAGCTGCTGCCGCGACAGCTTCACCGCCGAGGACTTGGCCGGCGAGGTCTTCGCCCGCACCCTGCAGGCGCTGAAGGCCGGCAAGGGTCCGGAGTTCGCCGTCCGCGCCTATCTGCTCACGGCGGTGCGCAATGTGGCCGCCGCCTGGGGCCGTACCGGGCAGCGTGAGCAACTGATCGACGACTTCGGTGCGTTCGAGCAGTCCGCCAGCAGTGCCGCCATCGACTTCGACCTGGCCGACCCGGGCGCCGACGCCTGGGCGATGGCGATGGCCGACCGCCGCATGGTGATGCAGGCCTTCGTCGAACTGCCCGAGGACGACCGGCTGCTGCTCTGGCACACCGAGGTCGAGCAGGAGTCGCCGAAGACGGTCGCCGTGCTGCTCGGCAAGACGGCCAACGCCACGGCGGTGCAGGCGCACCGGGCCCGCTCCCGGCTGGCCGCCGCCTTCCTGCAGGCGCACGTCTCCGGCAGCCAGGAGCAGGGCTGCGAGGAGTACGCCAACCGGCTCGGCCAGTACGCCCGGGGGGCGTTGCGCAAGCGCGCCTCGACCGAGGTCGGCAACCACCTGCGCGACTGCGAGAAGTGCACCGCCGCGCTGCTGGAGCTGGTGGACATCAACCACGCGCTGCGGCTGGTGCTGCCCGGCGGTGTGCTGGTGTGGATCGGGGCGGGCGCGTTCTCGGCGGTCGCCGCGGCGCTCGGGGCCGGCGCGGTGGCGGGCGGCGCGGCCGCCGGTGGGGCCGCTGCGGCGGCGGGCGCGACGGGCGGTACGACGGCGGGGGCCGGGGCGGTCGGTGGTGCTGCGGGGGCGGCTGGGGCAGGTGCGGTTGGTGGTGTCGGGGCGGCGGGCGCGGCCGGTAGTGCAGGCGCGGCCGGTGGTGCGTCAGGTGCTGGCGGGACGGCTGCGGGCGCAGCCGGTGAGGGGCTCGGCACCGCGGGCAAGGCCGGCATCGTGGCCGCCGTCGTGGCCGCCGCCGCTGCCGTCGCCTTCGCGCTGTCCGGCTCCCCGGCGCCCAAGCCGGCCGCCGCCGCGCCCGCGCCGCCCGCCACGGCCCCGTCGAGCCCGCCGCCGAGCGCTCCCGCGCCGCCGGCCCCCAAGCCGACGGCACCCGCGCCCTCACCGGCGCCCGCGTCAGCGCAGCCGTCACCCACGCACGCCCAGCCCCCGGCGCCCGCGCCGACCACCGCCACGCCCACGCCGACCAGGGCCCTGCCGCCGCCGGCCCCCAGCATCCCGGCGGTCACCGTCCCGACGCCGCCCGTGCCCAGCGTGCCTACGCCGCCGACGCCGCCGGTGCCGCCCACCCCGGTGCCGACGCTGCCGCCGGTCCCGACGCCCACCCCGAGCCCGGTGATGCCGCCGCCCCCACCCCCGCCGGCCAGCTTCTGGGTGGACACCCTGCCGTTCTCCACGCAGGACCAGCGGCAGCCGCCGCCCGGCCCGAGCATCGTCCGCGACGAGAGCGGTTGGCTGTGGCAGCGCCGCCTCCTGATGATCGGCGACACGCCCTACAACCGCGGCCTCTCGGTGAACGCCCCGGACACCGTGACCATCGACCTCAACCGGGCCTGCTCGGCCTATGACGCGGTCGTCGGCCTCGACGACCTGACGTTGTCACCGCAGAAGTTCCGGTTCAGCGTCCGGGACGGCGACGGCAGGCCGCTGTGGACCTCGCCCGCGCTGCGGGCCGGGCAGGAGGCCGTG
Protein-coding regions in this window:
- a CDS encoding TetR/AcrR family transcriptional regulator; this encodes MMDQDQLLGESAMPQAGSHTVPEQRAPEPGPASVPASTEVPPRAEDRRATRLRVDARRNLESVLRAAREVFGELGYDAPMEEVARRAGVGVGTVYRRFPSKEVLVQRIAAEEVAWLTARAREALYGPAGPWEALAGYLATAVGTGAGRLLPPEAFSYAEELARVPEQRLSPDAYGYGHPSTEEQPGSSTGAPHADPRLLLQLLAALVARAAAAGELRPGVTVSEIVLVLTAAVPPAIGRTVEPPGAGADPGERLLRILLDGLRAA
- a CDS encoding sigma-70 family RNA polymerase sigma factor codes for the protein MSAEEQNERSAEPGAQAPAGQVPGQGGAPVRESFAQSPDGQAPEGPAPAGPTPADSPTGSLTGSSTGSPMGGAQAQPRVPGQAVAGQGGVMPEAFVAHRPGSPADLTAAQPELMGPLAKVPPPADPVDGDRPPSDAELTALVRAGDDSAYEELYRRHVEAVRRYARSCCRDSFTAEDLAGEVFARTLQALKAGKGPEFAVRAYLLTAVRNVAAAWGRTGQREQLIDDFGAFEQSASSAAIDFDLADPGADAWAMAMADRRMVMQAFVELPEDDRLLLWHTEVEQESPKTVAVLLGKTANATAVQAHRARSRLAAAFLQAHVSGSQEQGCEEYANRLGQYARGALRKRASTEVGNHLRDCEKCTAALLELVDINHALRLVLPGGVLVWIGAGAFSAVAAALGAGAVAGGAAAGGAAAAAGATGGTTAGAGAVGGAAGAAGAGAVGGVGAAGAAGSAGAAGGASGAGGTAAGAAGEGLGTAGKAGIVAAVVAAAAAVAFALSGSPAPKPAAAAPAPPATAPSSPPPSAPAPPAPKPTAPAPSPAPASAQPSPTHAQPPAPAPTTATPTPTRALPPPAPSIPAVTVPTPPVPSVPTPPTPPVPPTPVPTLPPVPTPTPSPVMPPPPPPPASFWVDTLPFSTQDQRQPPPGPSIVRDESGWLWQRRLLMIGDTPYNRGLSVNAPDTVTIDLNRACSAYDAVVGLDDLTLSPQKFRFSVRDGDGRPLWTSPALRAGQEAVPVHVPLAGLHRIQLVVSPHDNGIWSAANLADWADARFTC
- a CDS encoding NAD(P)/FAD-dependent oxidoreductase, coding for MNQVTSTGGGTIRILIVGGGCAGLTSAQRLQRELQQDLRSGRAEITLVEAAPYLTYRPLLAEVAAGAIDPRHVVVPLRPALPDCRVLAARIARIDHGRRLAWLAPQDGIEVELPYDELVLTVGASCRAQPIPGLADHGLGFETVGEALALRTRVLDQLDLASTTRDVELRHAALTFVFVGAGYGGVSALAELADLVGRVLRDYPNIQPEDLRWVLVEADDRILAEADPELAEYALQQLRDRNVDVRLGTTLESADDGLLVLSDGSKFAARTLVWTAGVRPAPLLAATDLPLADDGRVRCLDTLQVVGPDGGPLPGAWAAGDCAAVPAPPDAYCRRGAQHALAQAELLAGNLLAARAGAAPQPYRPEPGEASASLGLRNAVAHAGGRRLTGRSAWLVHRARMLRRVPSTERRVRILADWLLGGLFASGPHVP